One genomic window of Elaeis guineensis isolate ETL-2024a chromosome 2, EG11, whole genome shotgun sequence includes the following:
- the LOC105039559 gene encoding mitochondrial adenine nucleotide transporter ADNT1, whose protein sequence is MASEDVKSTSESAVKTIVNLAEEAKLAREGVRAPGHALLSICKSLVAGGVAGGVSRTAVAPLERLKILLQVQNPHNIKYNGTIQGLKYIWRTEGFRGLFKGNGTNCARIVPNSAVKFFSYEQASSGILWLYRRQSGNEDAKLTPVLRLGAGACAGIIAMSATYPMDMVRGRITVQTEKSPYQYRGMFHALGTVYREEGFRALYKGWLPSVIGVIPYVGLNFAVYESLKDWLIKSRPLGLVEDSELSVVTKLACGAVAGTVGQTVAYPLDVIRRRMQMVGWNHAASVVAGQGRSKAPLEYTGMVDAFRKTVHNEGFGALYKGLVPNSVKVVPSIAIAFVTYEVVKDILGVEMRISD, encoded by the exons ATGGCGTCGGAGGATGTGAAGAGCACGAGCGAGTCCGCGGTCAAGACGATCGTGAATCTGGCGGAGGAGGCGAAGCTCGCCAGAGAGGGTGTCAGGGCTCCCGGGCACGCGCTCCTCAGCATCTGCAAGTCTCTGGTGGCCGGTGGCGTCGCCGGTGGAGT GTCACGGACTGCTGTCGCTCCTCTCGAGCGGTTAAAAATCTTGCTTCAG GTCCAAAATCCTCACAATATAAAGTATAATGGAACAATTCAAGGCCTTAAATATATATGGAGGACTGAAGGTTTTCGAGGACTATTCAAAGGCAATGGTACTAACTGTGCACGCATTGTCCCAAACTCAGCAGTCAAGTTCTTTAGCTATGAGCAAGCATCCAG TGGAATTTTGTGGCTTTACCGACGGCAATCAGGCAATG AAGATGCTAAACTCACTCCTGTATTGCGCCTTGGAGCTGGAGCATGTGCTGGAATCATTGCTATGTCTGCCACTTATCCTATGGACATGGTCCGGGGCAGGATAACCGTTCAG ACTGAAAAGTCTCCTTATCAATACAGAGGAATGTTTCATGCACTAGGTACGGTCTATCGAGAGGAAGGCTTTCGTGCTCTGTATAAAGGCTGGCTTCCATCAGTAATAGGAGTG ATTCCATATGTGGGCCTCAATTTTGCAGTCTATGAATCCTTAAAAGATTGGTTAATCAAATCCAGGCCATTGGGTCTTGTTGAAGACTCAGAGCTGAGTGTGGTGACAAAGCTTGCTTGTGGTGCTGTTGCTGGAACCGTTGGCCAAACTGTTGCCTACCCTCTAGATGTTATTCGGAGAAGAATGCAGATGGTGGGTTGGAACCATGCTGCTTCTGTTGTGGCAGGCCAAGGAAGAAGCAAGGCACCATTGGAGTATACTGGAATGGTTGATGCATTTAGGAAAACAGTGCATAATGAAGGCTTTGGGGCATTATACaagggcctcgttcccaattcagTAAAG GTGGTGCCGTCCATTGCGATTGCATTTGTAACATATGAGGTTGTGAAGGATATTCTTGGAGTAGAAATGAGAATATCAGATTGA